TTCTGCTGAGATAACTGCTGAGATTAATAATCGCAGGTCCAGATAATCCAAAATGCGTGAACAACAGCTCTCCATCCTGCTCCGCCGCACGGCCGCCGGTTGACACCCGTACCTTAATATTTTCAAGTGTCACGCCTCTTAAATCCTTAACCCATTCCTCACCTGCCACTAAAGGCGCCAGCGCGGGGCGCGGCTCTACAATGCTGTGTCCGAGCTGACCGGCCATCCTGTACCCGTCGCCGGTGGAGCCGGTGTGCCTGTAGGACATCCCTCCGGCAGCCAGCAAAACTCTTTCGCATACTATACTGACGCCGTTTTTTAAAACAACGCTGCTGACCCGGCCCTCTATCACCATGATTTCCCTGACTTCCGCATTCAGCTTTATTTCCACATGGTTTTCCCGCAGATGCCTTATCAGCGCGCCCACCACATCAGCTGAGCGGTCGCTGGCGGGGAAAACACGGTCATCGCTCTCCACTTTCATAACCACGCCCAGCGAACGCATAAGATTAATTAAACGCAGGTTGTCAAAAGATGTGAAGGAACTACACATGAACTTACCGTTGTTAACAATGCTCTTGTGAAAATCTTCTATAGGGCGACTGTTGGTGATATTACACCTGCCATTGCCGGTGATATGCAGTTTTTTCCCCAGGACATCATTTTTTTCCAGCAAAACAACTCTTAAACCGCTGCTCCCAGCCGCAGCCGCGCCAAGCATCCCTGCCGGCCCGCCGCCGATTACTACCAAATCATACATGTTCTTACCTCTATAAAAAAATTAAATTGGTAAATTAAAAAAATTTTCAAAAATATTCCACCGTTGTTGTCAGAATATTTAATCTTTATGGTATAATTGAGATAACCGGCATATAATCAATCCTTTAGGACATCCTTGCGCTGTATAAATTTTATGCTATTTCTCTTTGATTTTGCAATTTAAAATTAAAGGGTGACATTTATATGGAGCGTCTCGGAACCATAAATGAAAACACATATTTATATGGAAATAAAACCGCTACGCTATTCAGGTTTAATGACGGAATAAGAATAATTGGGTTCAAACAGGAAGACAACTTTGACTTGAGAGTGCTGACCATAGGTTTTAATCCAAAGAGAAAAGGGTTGGGCGAGTGCGCTTTAAAACTCGTCCGCCCGCTGTTTAAAGTTATATCGGTCAACGAGATTAGCGAAGGAGCCCTGCCTTTCTGGACAAAAATGAAGGAGCGTGGCCTGGTAAACAAACTGGGATCAGTAAAATGGGAAGGAAATTTTGATTATACTATACACTGCTGAACAACAGCATTTATAAAAAGCAATATTCCAATTATTTGTCTTTTTATACTGCTCTTTTAAAGTGGTCCCAAAAAAGATTGGGACTATGGTCATGGTTAAAATAGTACAAATGGCGCTTTACTATTTTACGCCATTCAGATATATTGCATTTATACGATTTAACTAAACTAAAAAAGCAAACATAGTAAAAAACTGGGGACATAAAAAGCATCGGGTAAAGCATAATATTTAAGTCAGCCGGGCTACCAGGAAGTAAATATGTCTTTCGGAATTCTGACCCGGGGTTTTCCCTGGGTTTTTATTATGGCTGATGAGGGTTTAAATGAGCAAAAAGATTATGATTGTGGACGACAGTAATTTTGCGAGAAAAATGATGAAGGATATCCTCGTCAGCGAAGGCTACGAGATCATCGGTGAATTCGAAAGCGGCAGCGCTTCAGTTGAAGAATATACGCGCTTAAAACCGGACCTGGTTACAATGGATATCATCATGCATGAAATGAACGGCCTTGATGCCCTGGAGCAGATATTGTCCATTGACCCGAACGCCAGGGTAATTATCGTAAGCTTTATGAATAATGTAGATTCTATAAAAAAGGCATTACAAAACGGCGCCCTGGATTTTGTAACCAAGCCTTTTTCCAGGGAGCGCCTGGTTGAAGCTGTCAAAAAGGCTCTTTCACAGCCTGGTTAATATGTCAAAGAAATAACCTTCTGATTATTATTAAAGTTATTTAATTATTCATTTAATAGATTGAATATAACATTAAAGGTCGTCCCTTTTGGTCCTGTATCTATTGATATGACTGCGTTATGTCTGGCCGCTATACTGTAACACACCGCCAGCCCCAGGCCGGTCCCGTTTTCTTTGGTAGTGAAGAAAGGCGTGCCCATCTTTTCTAAAACTTCCGGCTTTATACCCGCCCCTTGGTCCCGTACGGATAAGATCACTTCTCCTTCTTCCATATAGGCGCGGATAGTTAAATTCCCTCCAGGCGGCATTGCTTCCAGGCCGTTTCTAACCAGGTTTAAAATAACCTGACGGATTTCTTTTTCATCTAAAAGGATCATTGGTATGTCTTCTAATTCAAGGGTTATATTTTTATCGCTTTTCACAGCATCGGCCTGCATGAGGGGATATAAGGTTTTTACTATCTTGTTAAGGCTGCTTCTTTTTAAATCAATTGACTTGTTTTTAGCAAGTGAAAGAAACTCGGTGATGATAGAGTTTGCTCTGTCTAATTCTTCAACCATCAGGTCCAGTTGCTCTGTATAATTACAAAACTCCTTCTTTTCTCTGAATAACTGTAAAAATCCCCTGACCGTAGTCATTGGGTTCCTGACTTCGTGACCTATTCCCGCAGCCATTTCCCCTACCAGATTTAAACGGTCGAGGCGCGCCATCTCATTCTGGAAATGCATTAATTCGGTAATGTTATGTGCCATGCAGAGCATACAAGGCTCATTGTTAATATTTATTAACACCGCGGAAAAAAGTACTGAAAGCTCCTCTCCAGCTTTACTAAGCAATGTTACTTCGACATTTCTCACTGCTCCAGATTTTTTTGCCTGTAATATTTTAGATATATCCTCCATGTTAACAACCAGACTTAATCCTGTCGGTGTTTTACCAATCGCTTCATCTCGAGTGTAGCCGGTAATTTCACTAAAATTTTTATTAACATCTATTATAGTATAATCGCTAAGTAATTGTATGCTCATAGCGGCCGGGGAAGCGTCAAAAACCTTGAAAAAACGTTCTTCGGACTGACGAAGCCTTTCTTCTTCTTGCTTGCGTCCGGTTATATCGCGCAAGATCACTATTGACCGCACATTGCCATCTTTGGACTTATAAATATTCGAGGTTATTTCTGACTCAAACTTGGTCCCATCTCTACGGACAGATGTGACTTGTGTAAAAACTTTGCCTGCTTTTTTTCTTTCCTCAAGCCCTGCCTTAAGTCTTGGGTCGTTGACGTCCAATATACCTCGCCGGCCAACAGCGTACAACTCCTCCTTGGAATACCCGAACATTTGGCAGGCAGCGTAATTGGCATCCAGGATAGTGCCATCCGGTACAGTTTGAAATATTGCGTCCGGGCTATACTCAAAAATGGCACGGTAACGCTCCTCACTTACCTTAAGAGCCTCTTCCAACCGTTTGCGAACGGTTATGTCTTTTACAGTTACCAGCAAGTGCTGCTCATTATTCAGTACAATTATTTCTATTGAAGCCAGCCCTACAATGAGTTCGCCGGACTTC
The Dehalobacter sp. genome window above contains:
- a CDS encoding response regulator encodes the protein MSKKIMIVDDSNFARKMMKDILVSEGYEIIGEFESGSASVEEYTRLKPDLVTMDIIMHEMNGLDALEQILSIDPNARVIIVSFMNNVDSIKKALQNGALDFVTKPFSRERLVEAVKKALSQPG
- a CDS encoding NAD(P)/FAD-dependent oxidoreductase — encoded protein: MYDLVVIGGGPAGMLGAAAAGSSGLRVVLLEKNDVLGKKLHITGNGRCNITNSRPIEDFHKSIVNNGKFMCSSFTSFDNLRLINLMRSLGVVMKVESDDRVFPASDRSADVVGALIRHLRENHVEIKLNAEVREIMVIEGRVSSVVLKNGVSIVCERVLLAAGGMSYRHTGSTGDGYRMAGQLGHSIVEPRPALAPLVAGEEWVKDLRGVTLENIKVRVSTGGRAAEQDGELLFTHFGLSGPAIINLSSYLSRNSIFPVEIQIDLLPRFSGEQLAERLRSCLEQNTGKHLKNALGDLLPRKIIPVIFEKAGLHPQKQADQVTRKDIDVLIQTMKNLTVIINGIRPLNEAIITSGGVDTKEINPSTLESKIIKGLYFAGEIIDVDALTGGYNLQIAFSTGYLSGISASLKKGKYL
- a CDS encoding PAS domain S-box protein; the protein is MRDEEKTKEQLINELVDLRQQIANFKETATMCESCKKSLMTAEERFRSIFENTIVGIYQSSPEGRYITANPAFAHVLGFDSPGELLSTVTNIEKQLYVSTNDRARCIEHVLENGVGDFEVQVWRKDGSKAWMANYVRVVRDDSGNIACFEGMVVDITKRKKAEEELNKYRNHLEEMVDRRAVQLKTALEQLQQEISERKLVDEALRESEERYRAIFENSPVGIIEAFMNGTILDANPAVCSLFGYTKEELRTVGRKGIVDINDPKLKTAIEECELTGKCSREIIHFRKDGSNFKAEVTSNRYKTKNGSIKTIVIISDVTNRKVEEERLRQSEERFYKAFKSNPNLIGISTITDARYIDVNDSFLKVLGYQREEIIGRTVKELGIWASIEEREKLIKRILKDSTIRNEEIRFHTKSGELIVGLASIEIIVLNNEQHLLVTVKDITVRKRLEEALKVSEERYRAIFEYSPDAIFQTVPDGTILDANYAACQMFGYSKEELYAVGRRGILDVNDPRLKAGLEERKKAGKVFTQVTSVRRDGTKFESEITSNIYKSKDGNVRSIVILRDITGRKQEEERLRQSEERFFKVFDASPAAMSIQLLSDYTIIDVNKNFSEITGYTRDEAIGKTPTGLSLVVNMEDISKILQAKKSGAVRNVEVTLLSKAGEELSVLFSAVLININNEPCMLCMAHNITELMHFQNEMARLDRLNLVGEMAAGIGHEVRNPMTTVRGFLQLFREKKEFCNYTEQLDLMVEELDRANSIITEFLSLAKNKSIDLKRSSLNKIVKTLYPLMQADAVKSDKNITLELEDIPMILLDEKEIRQVILNLVRNGLEAMPPGGNLTIRAYMEEGEVILSVRDQGAGIKPEVLEKMGTPFFTTKENGTGLGLAVCYSIAARHNAVISIDTGPKGTTFNVIFNLLNE